The Takifugu flavidus isolate HTHZ2018 chromosome 21, ASM371156v2, whole genome shotgun sequence genome has a window encoding:
- the LOC130518673 gene encoding uncharacterized protein LOC130518673 produces MKVIEDSAPCLLHLFLLAELIVHSASRPASSPAPCRTFRSIFHQVDLLMGLSRKLHDLSDEDVLMFENMENRLDTLPHLPHSAEYFRSLKVNESLSQLSLHTQSFRQHIDWLKLAKENVSLPSRAAEDSSTHLLKLSNLLNASLHQMNEEVPQLPPLSLPIASTSFDVLQFSVEISDRLKIFCHWSKRVLRYLQRLNRCPKH; encoded by the exons atgaaAG TAATTGAAGACTCGGCCCCTTGTCTTCTCCACCTGTTCTTATTGGCTGAGCTGATTGTCCACTCGGCGTCTCGTCCCGCCAGCAGtcccgccccctgcaggacctTTAGATCAATATTCCATCAGGTGGATCTGCTGATGGGACTCTCCAGAAAACTGCATGACCTG AGTGACGAAGACGTATTGATGTTTGAGAATATGGAAAACAGACTGGACACTCTTCCTCATTTACCGCACAGTGCTGAATATTTCAGATCATTGAAG GTGAATGAGTCGCTCTCGCAGCTCTCCCTACACACCCAGTCTTTCAGGCAGCACATCGACTGGCTCAAATTAGCGAAGGAAAATGTCAGTTTGCCCTCCCGGGcagcagaggacagcagcacaCACCTGCTGAAGCTGTCCAACCTCCTGAATGCATCTCTTCACCAG ATGAATGAAGAGGTCCCTCAATTGCCACCTCTGTCACTCCCCATCGCCTCCACCAGCTTTGACGTCCTCCAGTTTTCCGTTGAGATCTCTGATCGTCTGAAAATATTCTGTCACTGGTCAAAACGGGTGTTACGGTACCTGCAGAGGCTAAACAGGTGCCCGAAACACtga